CGCGTTTGAACACGACAGCCAAACCGGCCGCCTGTGGATCAAGCCCGGCCTCACCGAGGCCCAGGATGTGTTCCTGCTCAACCGCCTGGTGAGTGTGGAGTGGGAAGTACAAGAAGTCACGCTGCTCGACCGGTACGAAATCAAACTGGAAGCCACTTTCCAAACCAATGTGCCGGTGGCCGTGGTGATGTTTGATCCGCTCAACGTCAACCTGCCCACCATGACCAAAGGTCAGGTGTTCCAGGGCGAGCTCAGCCTTACCAACTACGGCCTGATCCGCGCCGACAACGTGAGCGCCAATCTGCCCACGGAGAACGAGTTTGTCCGGTTCGAATTCCTGGCCGGGGTTCCCGATACCCTGCAAGCCGGTGAAGTGTTCTTCTTGCCGTATCGCATTATTGCCAAGAAGGACTTCACCCCTGGGCTGGATGCCGATGCCACCGGTGGCGGCAGTTGCGGCTTCTCCGCCTGGGCCAGCGTTAACTATCAGAGCGAGTGTGCCAATGGCAGTACCGCCGGTGGCAGCGCGCAATCGGGTTGGTATTACTCCGGCACTATTGCCTGCGGGGGCGGTGGTGGCACTGGTGGTTCGGTGAGCCAACAGATTTCCTGGCCGCAGGGCAGTGGCGGTGGCGCCAGTTGGGCACCGGCGGCTGCAGCAACCATTGGTGAGGCCGGCTTCTGTGAAGCGCCGCCACCTTATTGTCCCGAGTGTAATGCCGCGCGAGGGAAACAGTAATGCAATCTATTGCTCAAACCAGAGAAAAAATTTTAATGAACGTTGGTTTTATTAATAGCCTCAAGCAGTCCTGCATTGGCTTATTCCTGCTGATCGGGCTTGGCCTGCTGTCGGGCACTGCAGCAGCAGCCCCAGGTATTCATGAACAGCAAAATATGCCATCCGCTATGGATGGTTTTAATCAGGATGAATTCCAGGATATGGTCGTGACAGCGCAGGGCGGTAATGTACGCCTAACCCGGCGCTGGCAATACAATCAGTGGGTTTGGAATCCACGCTGGGAAGATCTGAAGTTCCTTCGGCGTAGGTCAACATTACTCGAGTATTTTAAAACCGGAGAATATAGCTACGAGGAATTCAAGCAGTCACTAGAGATAAGCTACGGTAACGTAGGTACCAGCGGCGCCAGCATCCCGGTGGCGCAATATACCATTGTGGTTGCCCGGGATATGTATGTGCCTCGGGGTACAGATCAGTGGGAAAACCAACAACGTTTTACCATCGCACGCAACAGCGATAAAACTTTTACCTGGCGGGATCGCGAGGGCAATGAGGCCCGCTATAGCGAAACCGGTGTTCTGCAATGGTACACCGATGCCAGTGGCAATAAAGTCAGCCTTTCATACAATTCCGACGGTAACCTCCAGTACGTGAAGGATGTCGATGGCACCGTATTATTTGAATACCACTGGCAGGCTCTGCCACTTCCCGACGGAGAGCCAGCGGAAGGCGAAGAGACGCCCACCCCACAGTACCAGCTAACATCCGTGTCAGACTACCAGGGTCGTAGCGTGCATTACGCCTACAACCCAGACAGCGGCTTGCTTGAACAGGTAACAGATGTGAACGGTAACCTGTGGCGCTACCAATATGGCGGTAATAATCTTCAAAAAATTATTGATCCGCTAGAACGTGAAACCAGCGTAGCTATATCGGCCCAAGGCCAACTGATCCGTCGGGTAAATCAGGATGGCGTGGGGCAGTACTTCAGCTATTCCCGCAATGCCGATGAGGAATTATTTACTCTCTCTGTACGGGATGGTGCCGGTACTGTGACAGAAACTGTGTATAACGGATTTGGCATGCCTGAGCGAAAAGAGCGCCAGGGCGATCTGCTGTTTACCGCCGAATACGTGCTGAATAGCGATAAAGACGTGTATTTTGGCCAGGGTAGAGCGCCTGGTGTGGCTGCTGCCGCGCGTACCTATGCGCCAAGCAGTGGCGGTGGCGGGGGAGGCAAAGGTGGGGTCTCTGGTTCGGTCAGTATGGGCAGTCCCGAGCCGGATTATGTTGAGATTGGTGTGCGTAAATACCCGGATGGCAGCGAAGAAAAAACCACCTACGACCGTTGGCGCAATCCACTGAAACAGGAATACAAAGACGGCAGCGTAACAACCACCAGCTACAACAATCGCAGCCAACCCTTGCTGCACACAAACACACGCGGCATCAAAACCCGCTACGCATACGATGCTAAGGGCAACTTGCTGACGTTAATCGAAGCCGAAGGCCTGCCCGAAGAGCGCACCACCCGCTACGAATACAACGCGGCCTCGCAGCTCATTAAGCTCACCACCGGTGAATCGGCGGCCGGCAATACGGCGCTGGCTGTGACCCAATGGGATTACGATGATTTTGGCAATGTCACCAAAATCACCGATCCGCTCGGCCACGAGACCCTTTACACCGATTACAATGCCCTGGGCCAGTGGCGCACCATGACCGATGCCAATGGCAAGGTCTGGACCCGCACCTACGATAACGCGGGTAACCTGCTTACCGAAACCACGCCCGAGCAAAGCGTTACCCAGTACCAGTACGATGCGGCCGGCCAGATGGTCAGCATCATTCTGCCGAGCGAGCGCAGTTTCACAATTACCTACAATGCCTCGGGCATGCCGCTGACGGTGACCGATAACAACGGCAACCGCCAATTGCTGACCTACGATGCCGCCAACCGGTTGACCAAAGTCACCGACCCCAGCAATCACAGCCACCAGTTGGTGTTCGATGAGCAGGGCAGGCTGGCGCGCCAGATTGATGGCGAAGGCAATGCCACCCAATTCAGCTACGAACACCAGTTGCTGAAAACGGTCGCTACACCTGGCTACACGGTAACGCAAAGTTACGATCAACGCCGTCGGCCGGTGAGCGAAACCATCAGTGCGGCGACTATCAACCAAAACCGCGCCACCCAGTACGATAAAAACGGTAACCCGGTGCAGTGGACCGATGCCAACGGCAAAGGCTCGGGCGCGCAATACGATGGCCTTGGCCGACTGGTGGCCAGCACCGACACCGCGGGCCATACCACCCGCTATGCCTACGATGCGCGCGACAATCTGCTGAGCGTGACCGATGCAGAAAACCGCACCACCTATTTCACGTACACGCTGCGCGATGAAGTCGCATCGGAAACCAAGCCCGCCTATGTCGGTACCGAAATGCAGCGCCGCTACCAATACGATGGCAACGGCAACCTGATTCAGGTGCTCACGCCCGAACAGGAGCGGTTGGTCTACGCCTACGATGGCCAGAACCGCTTGACCCGCCGCCAGGTGTTTGCCCACAAAGACCGCGAACACCCGGTAAAAGTGGTGACCTACCATTACAACGCCAAACAACAGTACGCCGGTTACACCCAGGCAGCCGGCGCCGATACCGAGCGGCTCACGGTCGATATTATTGCTCTAAGCGAAAGTATCAGCTACGACAGCAATGACCGTATCAGCAGTGTGACTGTCTCACTGGGCGGTTTCAGCAAAAGCTACGGTTACACCTATTACCCCAACGGCCAGAAAAAAACCTATACCAATCCCGAGGGCGTGACCTACAGCTACCAATACAACAAAAACAGCCAGCTCACCGGGGTGGAAATTCCCGGCGAGGGCCAGATTGCCTGGGCCAATCACCAATGGCTGGCGCCACAATTGCAACTATTGCCGGGCGGTGCCCGCATCAACAGCCAATACGATGGTCTGTTGCGGTTGAAAGAACGTGAATTCCGCGATGCCGCCCACAAGCTCCTGGGCAGTGCCGGCTACAGTTTTGATGCAGAAAGCAATATCACTGCCATCGATACCGAGCACGGACGCTACAGTTTTGGCTACGATGATGCCTACCGGCT
This region of Simiduia agarivorans SA1 = DSM 21679 genomic DNA includes:
- a CDS encoding RHS repeat-associated core domain-containing protein, with the protein product MNVGFINSLKQSCIGLFLLIGLGLLSGTAAAAPGIHEQQNMPSAMDGFNQDEFQDMVVTAQGGNVRLTRRWQYNQWVWNPRWEDLKFLRRRSTLLEYFKTGEYSYEEFKQSLEISYGNVGTSGASIPVAQYTIVVARDMYVPRGTDQWENQQRFTIARNSDKTFTWRDREGNEARYSETGVLQWYTDASGNKVSLSYNSDGNLQYVKDVDGTVLFEYHWQALPLPDGEPAEGEETPTPQYQLTSVSDYQGRSVHYAYNPDSGLLEQVTDVNGNLWRYQYGGNNLQKIIDPLERETSVAISAQGQLIRRVNQDGVGQYFSYSRNADEELFTLSVRDGAGTVTETVYNGFGMPERKERQGDLLFTAEYVLNSDKDVYFGQGRAPGVAAAARTYAPSSGGGGGGKGGVSGSVSMGSPEPDYVEIGVRKYPDGSEEKTTYDRWRNPLKQEYKDGSVTTTSYNNRSQPLLHTNTRGIKTRYAYDAKGNLLTLIEAEGLPEERTTRYEYNAASQLIKLTTGESAAGNTALAVTQWDYDDFGNVTKITDPLGHETLYTDYNALGQWRTMTDANGKVWTRTYDNAGNLLTETTPEQSVTQYQYDAAGQMVSIILPSERSFTITYNASGMPLTVTDNNGNRQLLTYDAANRLTKVTDPSNHSHQLVFDEQGRLARQIDGEGNATQFSYEHQLLKTVATPGYTVTQSYDQRRRPVSETISAATINQNRATQYDKNGNPVQWTDANGKGSGAQYDGLGRLVASTDTAGHTTRYAYDARDNLLSVTDAENRTTYFTYTLRDEVASETKPAYVGTEMQRRYQYDGNGNLIQVLTPEQERLVYAYDGQNRLTRRQVFAHKDREHPVKVVTYHYNAKQQYAGYTQAAGADTERLTVDIIALSESISYDSNDRISSVTVSLGGFSKSYGYTYYPNGQKKTYTNPEGVTYSYQYNKNSQLTGVEIPGEGQIAWANHQWLAPQLQLLPGGARINSQYDGLLRLKEREFRDAAHKLLGSAGYSFDAESNITAIDTEHGRYSFGYDDAYRLTDADYNAQAEAPEAQATNPNPPAANPFAAEAFSYDGVGNRLTRARGGENLSYSYNNHNQLTAISGDRAESFTYNANGHTVNHVAAGISTDYRFNAEERLIAVEKNSAVVGRYAYNPYGQRIYKYAGGQATWFVYNDTGLAAEYDASGALIKEYHFHPQSTWMTEPLFQRVDGQVYYYQNDHLGTPQKIIGKNGALVWEGRWSAFGELAVVDGATVENLLRFPGQYGDEESGLYQNYFRDYWSGLGRYLQEDPIGLRGGVNFYGYVGGRPLIFIDPLGLNNVRPPNRWNQFQRRVSGQGLTRTEVRQAYQQYLSQLRQGQLKKLGGPRNPELHNMLSELPDEMPDAFKEALDRMDCNSFGTCEFLDLVCECDGPKYCPSGPEMKVMSEDDENCYCYYVTRTINT